Proteins co-encoded in one Acidobacteriota bacterium genomic window:
- a CDS encoding M20/M25/M40 family metallo-hydrolase has product MNKPDIFRTIDKNLEGSIEILAELISFPSTRGNEAGPGRYLKTRLEGCADSVELIPVPDSLQDDPDYAFRLDGFSYAGAANLRLKLLGTGKGRSLALNTHLDVVPATPGQDDAFKARISDGKVFGRGSCDAKGQAAVLWLVFKTLSDLGLKPRGDLTADFVLEEECGGNGTLFVQRNGLTADAAIVLEPTALEVAHLVRGAVWFEVRTSGIAGHSGSPGTTSSALKTAIRVMEAIEAVRAETLDVSRKSVAAIAGHPDPAPCTFGMLQAGNWPAASPSEAVLKGVFGFLPPFRREEIREKLARAVSPFRAEITFPMLNNDPSFLPADHPLVEGLAASGRRAGAASRPAFMNASCDAWRYSVGLGIPTAVFGPGALASAHSKDEHIVIDDIRKAAAAILGFIDDWSGLDHA; this is encoded by the coding sequence ATGAACAAACCCGATATTTTCCGGACGATCGATAAGAATCTTGAAGGATCGATCGAGATCCTGGCCGAGCTGATCTCGTTCCCCTCGACGCGCGGGAACGAAGCCGGTCCCGGCCGCTACCTCAAAACCCGGCTCGAAGGCTGCGCCGATTCCGTGGAACTCATTCCCGTTCCCGACTCTCTCCAGGACGATCCCGATTACGCCTTCCGGCTGGATGGCTTCAGCTATGCCGGCGCGGCCAACCTGAGGCTGAAGCTTCTCGGGACAGGCAAGGGGAGGAGCCTGGCCTTGAACACTCATCTCGATGTCGTGCCGGCCACGCCCGGGCAGGACGATGCGTTCAAGGCCAGGATATCGGACGGGAAAGTCTTCGGCAGGGGATCCTGCGACGCCAAGGGCCAGGCCGCCGTGCTCTGGCTCGTCTTCAAGACGCTCTCCGACCTCGGTCTCAAGCCGCGGGGCGACCTGACGGCGGATTTCGTGCTCGAGGAGGAATGCGGCGGCAACGGCACCCTTTTCGTCCAGCGGAACGGGCTAACCGCGGACGCCGCGATCGTCCTGGAGCCGACGGCCCTCGAGGTCGCTCACCTCGTGCGCGGGGCGGTCTGGTTCGAGGTCAGGACGTCCGGTATCGCCGGCCACAGCGGCAGCCCGGGCACGACCTCGAGCGCCCTCAAGACGGCCATCCGGGTCATGGAGGCCATCGAGGCGGTCCGGGCCGAAACCTTGGATGTCTCCCGGAAGAGCGTCGCCGCGATCGCCGGGCACCCCGACCCGGCGCCCTGCACCTTCGGGATGCTTCAAGCGGGGAACTGGCCGGCGGCCTCGCCCTCGGAAGCCGTCCTCAAAGGCGTCTTCGGCTTCCTCCCTCCCTTCCGCAGGGAAGAGATCCGGGAGAAGCTGGCCCGGGCCGTCAGCCCCTTCCGGGCCGAGATCACCTTCCCCATGCTCAACAACGACCCGTCGTTCCTGCCGGCCGATCATCCTCTGGTCGAGGGGCTCGCGGCCTCGGGCCGCCGGGCCGGCGCCGCGTCGCGGCCGGCGTTCATGAACGCTTCTTGTGACGCCTGGAGATACTCGGTTGGCCTCGGCATCCCGACGGCCGTCTTCGGCCCGGGGGCCCTGGCCTCGGCGCACAGCAAGGACGAACATATCGTGATCGACGATATCCGGAAGGCCGCCGCGGCCATCCTCGGATTCATCGATGATTGGAGCGGATTGGACCATGCCTAA
- a CDS encoding aspartate aminotransferase family protein, translating to MPNSGSKTKEFLEISRKYEPGCMNWQAPVVWDHALGAEIWDVDGKHYIDWTSGVLVANVGHAHPRLAEALASQASRLLNPFDFPTPERLRLARKIVETTPPHLDKVIFVTTGSEAADAAIRLVKRYKGKYEIVSFWGGFHGRTFGPMSLSGIPKIRRNYGPLVPGTILVPYPYCYRCPFGKTHPECGLFCLDFIDESVRVQSSGSLAAVMIEPYQGTAGFIFPPPGFLKKLEAWARKKGLVFILDEVQASYGRTGTMWALEHEGLEPDVLLLGKGIGSGVPIAAVATRSEIISCLDSGELSSTMGGNPLSCAGALAVFDIIEKEGLVEKAAKNGAYLKDKLLGLMAKHAVIGDVRGMGLVMGIEFVKDRATREPAPDTAKQVVVKCVENGLMVGKLGIYGNVMRVAPPLVITPELIDRSVGILDKVLSEL from the coding sequence ATGCCTAATTCCGGTTCAAAAACCAAAGAGTTCCTGGAGATATCCCGCAAGTACGAGCCCGGCTGCATGAACTGGCAGGCGCCCGTCGTCTGGGACCACGCCCTCGGAGCGGAGATCTGGGATGTCGACGGCAAGCACTATATCGACTGGACGTCGGGCGTCCTGGTGGCCAATGTCGGCCACGCCCACCCGCGCCTGGCCGAGGCCCTCGCCTCGCAGGCTTCCCGGCTCCTCAATCCCTTCGACTTCCCGACCCCGGAGCGGCTGCGGCTGGCCCGGAAGATCGTTGAAACCACGCCGCCGCACCTGGACAAGGTCATCTTCGTCACGACCGGGTCCGAGGCCGCCGACGCCGCCATCCGCCTTGTCAAAAGATACAAGGGCAAGTACGAGATCGTCTCGTTCTGGGGAGGCTTCCACGGCCGGACGTTCGGGCCGATGAGCCTCAGCGGGATCCCCAAGATCAGGCGGAATTACGGGCCGCTCGTGCCCGGAACGATCCTGGTCCCCTACCCCTACTGCTATCGCTGCCCGTTCGGGAAAACCCATCCGGAATGCGGGCTGTTCTGCCTCGACTTCATCGACGAGTCGGTCCGGGTCCAGTCCTCGGGCTCCCTGGCGGCCGTCATGATCGAGCCCTACCAGGGGACGGCGGGCTTCATCTTCCCCCCTCCGGGCTTCCTGAAGAAGCTCGAAGCCTGGGCCAGGAAGAAGGGCCTCGTTTTCATCCTGGACGAGGTCCAGGCCTCCTACGGGCGGACGGGGACGATGTGGGCCCTCGAGCACGAGGGGCTCGAGCCGGACGTCCTGCTTCTCGGCAAGGGGATCGGCAGCGGCGTGCCCATCGCCGCCGTCGCGACCCGGTCCGAGATCATCTCCTGCCTCGATTCGGGGGAGCTGTCCTCGACCATGGGCGGGAATCCCCTCAGCTGCGCGGGAGCGCTGGCGGTTTTCGATATCATCGAAAAGGAAGGGCTCGTCGAGAAGGCGGCCAAGAACGGCGCCTACCTCAAGGACAAGCTCCTCGGGCTCATGGCCAAGCACGCCGTCATCGGCGACGTCCGGGGCATGGGCCTCGTCATGGGCATCGAGTTCGTCAAGGACCGCGCGACCAGGGAACCGGCGCCGGACACGGCCAAGCAGGTCGTCGTCAAGTGCGTCGAGAACGGGCTGATGGTCGGGAAGCTCGGCATCTACGGCAACGTCATGCGCGTGGCCCCTCCCCTGGTCATCACGCCCGAGCTCATCGACCGCTCGGTCGGCATCCTGGACAAGGTCCTGTCGGAGCTTTAG
- a CDS encoding alcohol dehydrogenase catalytic domain-containing protein produces the protein MPKESRMKALVKTAKGEGLVELRDVPVPKIGAGEVLIEVKAAGICGTDLHIFHDAFPYWPPVIIGHEFSGVIAAKGPDVRGWEVGDRVVGEPHTLACGSCWLCRTGNRQICASKRSPGWGIDGCFAKYMRFPEPALLHRIPDDMPFDEAAFVEPAANVVRDVLERGRVEPADTVVVIGPGPIGLMAAMAAKAGGAARVGVAGTNADEGLRLSLARANAAIDNVWNVQREDVPAAVEALTGGRGADLVVEASGSEGGIGLAARLVRKMGRVTAIGLTGRPEVRFPYGAMMSKAADWIFNMSTSYTSWDRAIHLIHSGQIDVRPLMTHAGGLEKWAEFFADLESKKGIKGIFLP, from the coding sequence ATGCCTAAAGAAAGCCGGATGAAAGCCTTGGTCAAGACCGCGAAAGGGGAGGGCCTGGTCGAGCTTCGGGACGTCCCGGTCCCGAAGATCGGCGCGGGCGAGGTCCTCATCGAGGTCAAGGCCGCCGGGATCTGCGGCACCGACCTGCATATCTTCCACGACGCCTTCCCGTATTGGCCGCCCGTCATCATCGGGCACGAGTTCTCGGGGGTCATCGCCGCCAAGGGCCCGGACGTCCGGGGCTGGGAGGTCGGGGACAGGGTCGTCGGGGAGCCGCATACCCTGGCCTGCGGCAGCTGCTGGCTCTGCCGGACCGGCAACAGGCAGATCTGCGCGTCCAAGAGGTCGCCGGGCTGGGGGATCGACGGATGTTTCGCGAAATATATGCGCTTTCCCGAGCCGGCCCTCCTCCACCGGATCCCGGACGACATGCCGTTCGACGAGGCGGCGTTCGTGGAGCCCGCCGCCAATGTCGTTCGCGACGTCCTCGAACGCGGCCGGGTCGAACCCGCCGACACGGTCGTGGTCATCGGTCCCGGGCCGATCGGGCTCATGGCGGCCATGGCCGCCAAGGCGGGCGGGGCCGCCAGGGTCGGCGTGGCCGGGACGAACGCGGACGAGGGCCTGCGCCTCTCCCTGGCCCGGGCGAACGCGGCCATCGACAATGTCTGGAACGTCCAGCGGGAAGACGTCCCCGCCGCCGTCGAGGCCCTCACGGGCGGACGGGGGGCGGACCTGGTCGTAGAGGCCAGCGGATCCGAGGGCGGCATCGGCCTGGCCGCGCGCCTCGTTCGCAAGATGGGCCGGGTCACGGCCATCGGCCTGACGGGCCGGCCCGAGGTCCGGTTCCCTTATGGCGCGATGATGTCCAAGGCGGCGGACTGGATCTTCAACATGTCCACGTCCTACACTTCCTGGGACCGGGCCATCCATCTCATCCACTCGGGCCAGATCGACGTGCGGCCGCTCATGACCCACGCGGGAGGGCTCGAGAAGTGGGCGGAATTCTTCGCCGACCTCGAAAGCAAGAAGGGCATCAAGGGGATCTTCCTCCCCTGA
- a CDS encoding Gfo/Idh/MocA family oxidoreductase, translated as MALRFGIIGAGIMGNSLARVLGLVPGVEVAAFCDPDRERLEKSGREFNVKALYTNHKAMLESERLDAVGVATPDNFHKAPVVDSLLAGCHVYVEKPLTTSQAEAEEICRVVQKTRKKLQVDFNHRWLSPYHKVKELVASGDLGEPMIGFARKNNPISVPTKMIRSWSARTTPAWFLSCHDIDLMTWWFDADPVEAYARGIKKVLVQEGFDTYDGIQSVVTYEGGKFATYEAVWIYPETSPYMPDSYMELIGSKGTLQIDRQAEAVDAMLQEKFSCPRTFLNYKVFDEWQGAFPAAIRGFIYAIEHDTEPHVNAREGVRSTAVLEAIHRSLASGKPEKIKINI; from the coding sequence ATGGCATTGAGATTCGGCATCATCGGCGCCGGGATCATGGGCAATTCCCTGGCCCGGGTCCTCGGCTTGGTCCCCGGCGTCGAGGTCGCGGCCTTCTGCGATCCCGACCGGGAGCGGCTCGAGAAGAGCGGCCGCGAGTTCAACGTCAAGGCCCTGTACACGAACCACAAGGCGATGCTCGAGAGCGAACGGCTCGACGCCGTGGGCGTGGCGACGCCGGACAACTTCCACAAGGCCCCCGTCGTCGATTCGCTCCTGGCCGGCTGCCACGTCTACGTCGAAAAGCCGCTGACGACCTCTCAGGCCGAGGCGGAGGAGATCTGCCGGGTCGTCCAGAAGACCAGGAAGAAGCTCCAGGTGGATTTCAACCATCGCTGGCTCTCGCCCTATCACAAGGTCAAGGAGCTGGTGGCCTCCGGCGATCTCGGCGAGCCCATGATCGGCTTTGCCCGGAAGAACAACCCGATCTCCGTGCCCACCAAGATGATCCGGTCCTGGTCGGCCCGGACGACGCCGGCCTGGTTCCTGTCGTGCCACGACATCGACCTGATGACCTGGTGGTTCGACGCCGACCCGGTCGAGGCCTACGCCCGGGGCATCAAGAAGGTCCTGGTCCAGGAAGGCTTCGATACCTATGACGGCATCCAGTCGGTGGTCACCTACGAGGGCGGGAAATTCGCCACGTACGAGGCCGTCTGGATCTACCCGGAGACGAGCCCCTACATGCCCGACTCCTATATGGAGCTCATCGGGAGCAAGGGCACCCTCCAGATCGACCGGCAGGCCGAGGCCGTCGATGCCATGCTCCAGGAGAAGTTCAGCTGCCCCAGGACTTTCCTTAATTACAAGGTCTTCGACGAATGGCAGGGGGCCTTTCCCGCGGCGATCCGGGGCTTCATCTATGCCATCGAGCACGACACGGAGCCCCACGTCAATGCCCGCGAGGGCGTTCGGAGCACGGCGGTCCTGGAAGCCATCCATCGGTCGCTGGCTTCCGGCAAGCCGGAAAAGATAAAGATCAATATCTGA
- a CDS encoding heparinase II/III family protein: MNKRSAVLGFLAVSLGSVLFAAGAKPALEPYIYKEDFESNELNAWAPYPLGQDTAFDPSFHPGLMVAGDPNISLIQRLAPGSAFEAYAGAQKVLDAWLVPGSKIGFRFYLKTELAAEFLKVRLAAGEAGTVEIAFPAPRTNAWQTIDATYEDVIRQNPRLGGQDIKVNALAVLVKFPKADPAMPIYFGLDDILFSAARAARFAFSEPRMSELAEWRPRIPESPYRRGDSLFLKGRWPFRADSVEIKIEDFPARKKVFHDGRMALKAGEWQARIDLAWPEGLYIGRLTARSGQEALAETEFTVHIAPPASRLGHPRLLWTAGKVEAVRARLSESRFDGVRKEIARDLAWSREKLPPGKVVFDIDRFPRDEPLIGNLPRSISPWGQRIDAWSMALRSSSLSYALLGDAEAGAYGKSVLLKVCDFPFWLHPWFENRGQHSYYPVGELAMDVALAYDLLHDTMSAAERRACRDGLFRNVISGVHRSYVEDNLVTNDTSNWVAHICGGSLVAQAAVFGDGPDVEGREPYFTGAILKLEDFIRRSVGRDGGYGESFGYCGFTMLSLSSALPAVEAVFGVDLAGPLALNYLDMIWAGLIKDRLFFQFGDSTGDLTPLTSWAWFLPKARDPLLTWLYRFLKKGETFADVLYPTEAGPEKSPFDEPPVRLFRDLGTTVFKSGWEKDDFVFVMRTGAFYNHQHLDQGTFWLADRGTLFVEERHGSSYYDDPFYPSSYIQPVAHSTILVDRNPQSQRAGDPRDFAAGFEDHAFVRHFLDGTDTAFVSGDIGRLYWGKVKEMRRNVLYLKPRTILLIDTVVPAEKDVDVTLLFQTARFDDILPGDASSRIVRGGNALHIAHLAPGEVKAAAERTPIYIKTLASENPLTAEGMLTVTARTGRRPLVLANLLKVGGPGERICSAEARGGCVSGSTGGREFAFSTEPGRTFEAGGFTTDALALAWGGDLVFAAMARTLDRAGTKLLASTEPVTCEIGPRRMKYCLDAPATVTLRAAARPAAVLIDGKIRRAFKYDEAAGRLTLALEAGEGTVTY, translated from the coding sequence ATGAACAAGAGATCGGCCGTCCTGGGGTTCCTGGCCGTCTCGCTGGGGTCCGTTCTTTTCGCCGCGGGAGCGAAGCCCGCCCTCGAGCCTTATATATATAAGGAGGACTTCGAGTCCAACGAGCTCAATGCCTGGGCTCCCTATCCCCTCGGTCAGGACACGGCCTTCGACCCGAGCTTTCACCCGGGTCTCATGGTAGCCGGCGACCCGAACATCTCGCTCATCCAGCGGCTGGCGCCCGGCTCCGCGTTCGAGGCTTACGCCGGCGCCCAGAAGGTCCTGGACGCCTGGCTCGTGCCGGGCTCCAAGATCGGTTTCCGCTTCTATCTCAAGACGGAACTCGCGGCCGAGTTCCTGAAGGTCCGGCTGGCAGCCGGCGAGGCGGGGACGGTGGAGATCGCGTTCCCCGCTCCCCGGACCAACGCCTGGCAGACGATCGACGCGACCTACGAGGACGTCATCCGGCAGAACCCCCGCCTCGGGGGACAGGATATCAAGGTCAACGCCCTGGCCGTGCTAGTGAAGTTCCCCAAGGCCGATCCGGCCATGCCGATCTATTTCGGCCTGGATGATATCCTCTTCAGCGCGGCCCGCGCGGCCCGCTTCGCTTTCTCCGAGCCGCGGATGTCCGAGCTTGCGGAATGGCGGCCCCGCATCCCGGAGAGCCCGTATCGCAGAGGCGACAGTCTATTCCTGAAGGGGCGCTGGCCGTTCCGGGCCGACAGCGTCGAGATCAAGATCGAGGATTTCCCGGCCCGGAAGAAAGTGTTCCATGACGGCCGGATGGCCCTGAAGGCCGGGGAATGGCAGGCGCGGATCGATCTGGCCTGGCCCGAGGGCCTCTACATCGGCCGGTTGACGGCGCGTTCGGGACAGGAGGCGCTGGCCGAGACCGAATTCACCGTTCATATCGCCCCGCCCGCCTCGCGGCTCGGCCACCCGCGCCTTCTCTGGACCGCCGGCAAGGTCGAGGCCGTCAGGGCCCGTCTCTCCGAGAGCCGGTTCGACGGCGTTCGGAAAGAGATCGCCAGGGACCTGGCCTGGAGCCGCGAGAAGCTGCCACCCGGCAAGGTCGTCTTCGATATCGACCGCTTCCCGCGCGACGAGCCCCTCATCGGCAACCTGCCCAGGTCCATCAGCCCCTGGGGCCAGAGGATCGACGCCTGGTCCATGGCCCTGCGCTCGAGCTCCCTCTCCTACGCCCTGCTGGGCGACGCGGAGGCGGGCGCCTACGGCAAGTCCGTCCTCCTGAAGGTCTGCGACTTTCCGTTCTGGCTGCACCCCTGGTTCGAGAACCGGGGCCAGCACAGCTATTACCCGGTCGGCGAGCTGGCCATGGACGTGGCCCTGGCCTATGACCTTCTTCATGACACGATGAGCGCGGCCGAGCGCCGGGCCTGCCGGGACGGGCTTTTCCGGAACGTCATCTCGGGGGTCCACCGGAGCTACGTCGAGGACAACCTCGTGACGAACGACACGTCCAACTGGGTGGCCCACATCTGCGGCGGCTCGCTCGTGGCCCAGGCGGCAGTCTTCGGCGACGGCCCCGATGTAGAAGGCCGGGAGCCCTATTTCACCGGCGCGATCCTCAAGCTCGAGGATTTCATCCGGAGGTCGGTCGGCCGGGACGGCGGCTACGGCGAGAGCTTCGGCTACTGCGGCTTCACCATGCTGTCGCTGTCCAGCGCCCTGCCGGCCGTCGAAGCGGTCTTCGGCGTCGACCTGGCGGGGCCCCTCGCGCTCAATTACCTGGACATGATCTGGGCCGGGCTCATAAAGGACCGGCTGTTCTTCCAATTCGGCGATTCGACGGGCGATCTGACGCCCCTCACGAGCTGGGCCTGGTTCCTGCCCAAGGCCCGCGACCCGCTCCTGACCTGGCTCTACCGTTTCCTCAAGAAGGGCGAGACGTTCGCCGACGTCCTGTATCCGACGGAGGCGGGACCGGAAAAGAGCCCCTTCGACGAACCGCCGGTCCGGCTCTTCCGCGACCTGGGGACGACCGTTTTCAAGAGCGGCTGGGAGAAGGACGACTTCGTCTTCGTCATGCGGACGGGCGCCTTCTACAATCACCAGCACCTCGACCAGGGAACGTTCTGGCTGGCCGACCGCGGCACGCTGTTCGTCGAAGAGCGCCACGGCAGCTCGTACTACGACGACCCCTTCTATCCGTCCAGCTACATCCAGCCGGTCGCCCATTCGACCATACTAGTCGACCGCAACCCGCAGAGCCAGAGGGCCGGCGACCCGCGGGACTTCGCCGCGGGCTTCGAGGACCACGCCTTCGTCCGCCATTTCCTGGACGGGACGGACACGGCCTTCGTCTCCGGCGATATCGGGCGCCTCTACTGGGGCAAGGTGAAGGAGATGCGGCGGAACGTCCTCTACCTCAAGCCGCGGACAATCCTCCTGATCGACACCGTCGTCCCGGCCGAGAAGGACGTCGACGTCACGCTCCTTTTCCAGACCGCCCGGTTCGACGACATCCTGCCTGGCGACGCGTCGTCCCGGATCGTCAGGGGCGGCAACGCCCTCCACATCGCGCATCTCGCGCCGGGGGAGGTCAAGGCGGCCGCCGAGAGAACGCCGATCTATATCAAGACGCTGGCGTCCGAGAACCCGCTGACGGCCGAAGGCATGCTGACCGTGACCGCCCGGACCGGCCGGCGCCCCCTGGTCCTGGCCAATCTCCTGAAGGTCGGGGGGCCCGGCGAGCGGATCTGCAGCGCCGAGGCCCGCGGCGGGTGCGTCTCGGGCTCGACCGGCGGCCGCGAATTCGCCTTCAGCACGGAGCCAGGCCGGACTTTCGAAGCGGGCGGCTTCACCACGGACGCGCTGGCCCTGGCCTGGGGGGGAGACCTGGTCTTCGCCGCGATGGCCAGGACGCTCGACCGCGCGGGGACGAAGCTCCTCGCCTCGACGGAGCCCGTGACCTGCGAGATCGGCCCGCGCCGGATGAAGTACTGCCTGGACGCTCCGGCGACCGTGACCCTGCGGGCGGCCGCGCGTCCGGCCGCCGTCCTGATCGACGGGAAGATCCGGCGCGCCTTCAAGTACGACGAGGCCGCCGGTCGTCTGACCCTCGCCCTGGAAGCGGGGGAAGGAACGGTCACCTACTAG
- a CDS encoding sugar kinase gives MRVIKVATFGEIMLRLSSPGKEKLLQSPLFNATFGGGEANVAVSLACFGHEARFISVIPDNPVGDAAVAELRRRGVGTDFVVRKGKRLGIYFAETGADRRPSKVVYDRERSAIAEAVPGDIDWDEALQGVDWFHTSGITPAISASAAELTVEGLQAARRRGVTISVDLNYRGKLWKYGTPAPDIMRRVLALADIAIGNEEDCQKSLGLAAPGDVRSGRLDLAGYEALTLEVLKLFPNLKTIALTLRESFSADRNGWSAVLRDAGGFIQGPRYEIPVIVDRIGSGDAFAAGLIHGLKKFGRGAEALSFAVAASCLKHSIPGDFNLVSEADVLSLMRGDASGRVQR, from the coding sequence ATGCGCGTGATAAAGGTCGCGACATTCGGCGAGATCATGCTCAGGCTCTCTTCCCCGGGGAAGGAGAAACTTCTCCAGTCTCCATTATTCAATGCCACATTCGGAGGGGGAGAAGCAAACGTCGCCGTATCATTGGCGTGCTTCGGCCATGAGGCCCGGTTCATATCCGTCATTCCCGACAATCCCGTCGGCGACGCCGCTGTCGCGGAGCTGAGGCGCCGCGGCGTCGGGACGGATTTCGTCGTTCGCAAAGGAAAGCGGCTCGGCATCTATTTCGCCGAGACGGGGGCCGATCGCCGCCCGTCCAAGGTCGTCTACGACCGGGAGCGTTCCGCGATCGCCGAGGCCGTCCCCGGCGACATCGATTGGGACGAGGCCCTCCAGGGCGTCGACTGGTTCCACACCTCGGGCATCACGCCGGCCATCAGCGCCTCCGCGGCGGAGCTGACCGTGGAGGGCCTGCAGGCGGCCAGGCGCCGGGGGGTCACGATCTCCGTGGACCTCAACTATCGCGGCAAGCTCTGGAAATACGGGACTCCGGCGCCGGACATCATGCGCCGCGTCCTGGCCCTGGCCGACATCGCCATCGGCAACGAAGAGGACTGCCAGAAATCCCTGGGCCTCGCGGCCCCGGGCGATGTCCGGTCGGGGCGCCTCGATCTCGCCGGCTACGAGGCCCTGACCCTCGAGGTCCTAAAACTGTTCCCGAACCTCAAGACGATCGCGCTGACCCTCCGCGAGAGCTTCAGCGCCGACCGCAACGGCTGGTCGGCCGTCCTGAGAGATGCCGGCGGGTTCATCCAGGGTCCCAGGTACGAGATCCCGGTCATCGTCGACCGGATAGGAAGCGGGGACGCCTTCGCGGCCGGCCTCATTCACGGGCTGAAGAAATTCGGGCGAGGGGCGGAAGCCCTGTCCTTCGCGGTCGCGGCTTCCTGCCTGAAGCATTCGATCCCCGGCGATTTCAACCTGGTCTCGGAGGCCGACGTCCTGTCCCTCATGCGCGGCGACGCTTCGGGGCGCGTGCAGCGATGA
- a CDS encoding aldo/keto reductase produces the protein MSGNSLTGNRVSRERSAPNPDLYGLPFTIDDFAGLPFRRLGPSGLRVSSIGLGTWKFGYPETGDGSRTGEAAALKILDRAFEEGVTFWDTANRYNDSSGNSERVIGAWFSGNPGLRRSVELATKVFGAMDGRTPNFCRLSRTNILESVYACLDRLGTDHIDLLQFHQFDAATPAEESLAAVEDLVGRDLVRYFGVSNFTVEQIEGYAAQAGIFRRARLLSVQNRFDILCGEEPGKAGVLELCAKRGLAFIPWSPLRGGLISGRYLDREKAKPGDRLVDEKRLDGELTPAALRKLRGLAELASEWGWSVSQVAIAYMLRMPGLGPVIAACSSPEQVSENARAGRIVLTAEQAERIAGILG, from the coding sequence ATGTCCGGAAACAGCCTGACCGGGAACCGGGTCAGCCGGGAAAGATCGGCCCCGAACCCTGATCTCTACGGACTGCCGTTCACCATCGACGATTTCGCGGGCCTGCCGTTCAGGCGCCTGGGGCCCTCGGGGCTCCGGGTCTCGTCGATCGGCCTGGGGACGTGGAAGTTCGGCTATCCGGAGACCGGCGACGGCTCCCGGACCGGCGAAGCCGCGGCCCTGAAGATCCTCGACCGGGCCTTCGAAGAAGGCGTGACCTTCTGGGACACGGCCAACCGCTACAACGATTCCTCCGGTAACTCCGAGCGGGTGATCGGGGCCTGGTTCTCCGGGAATCCGGGCCTGCGGCGGAGCGTCGAGCTCGCGACCAAGGTCTTCGGCGCCATGGACGGCCGGACCCCCAACTTCTGCCGCCTTTCGAGGACCAATATCCTGGAGTCCGTCTACGCCTGCCTGGACCGCCTCGGGACCGACCACATCGATCTCCTCCAGTTCCATCAGTTCGACGCCGCGACCCCGGCCGAGGAGAGCCTCGCGGCCGTGGAGGACCTCGTCGGCCGGGACCTGGTCCGGTACTTCGGGGTCTCCAATTTCACCGTCGAACAGATCGAGGGCTACGCGGCCCAGGCCGGGATCTTCCGGCGGGCCCGGCTCCTGTCCGTTCAGAACAGGTTCGACATCCTCTGCGGCGAAGAGCCGGGAAAAGCGGGGGTGCTGGAGCTCTGCGCCAAGCGGGGCCTGGCCTTCATCCCCTGGAGCCCGCTGCGCGGCGGGCTCATCTCCGGGCGCTATCTTGACAGGGAAAAGGCCAAGCCCGGAGACCGGCTCGTGGACGAGAAACGGCTCGACGGCGAGCTGACCCCGGCCGCGCTGAGGAAGCTCCGGGGCCTGGCGGAGCTGGCCAGCGAGTGGGGCTGGAGCGTTTCCCAGGTGGCGATCGCCTATATGCTCCGGATGCCCGGCCTGGGCCCCGTCATCGCGGCCTGCTCCAGCCCGGAACAGGTCTCCGAGAACGCCCGGGCCGGACGGATCGTCCTCACGGCCGAGCAGGCGGAGAGGATCGCCGGCATCCTCGGGTGA
- a CDS encoding RraA family protein yields MNFKNEVEMFKFMERVFYSGALSDILDEMGFSECAASPHALVRPLFPQAICAGRVRTLLNAPMLTGRENPYKLAIALMDSLKPGQVVLATSTKPLETGIMGELSATAMSSRGARGCLVDGYTRDARKIVRMRFPVFAKGVSPIDTTDRAAVVECDQPVLFAGRRVFPGQIVFADLDGIVFIPKEAEKAVVKEAARRVRAETKVRTALKARAKVSDVWDKYHVM; encoded by the coding sequence ATGAATTTCAAGAACGAAGTAGAGATGTTCAAGTTCATGGAACGCGTTTTCTACTCGGGCGCCCTGTCCGATATCCTGGATGAGATGGGTTTCTCCGAGTGCGCGGCCAGCCCTCATGCCCTGGTGCGTCCCCTCTTCCCCCAGGCCATATGCGCAGGCAGGGTTCGGACCCTTCTCAACGCTCCGATGCTCACGGGGCGCGAGAATCCGTACAAGCTCGCGATCGCCCTCATGGACAGCCTCAAGCCCGGGCAAGTCGTGCTGGCCACCTCGACCAAGCCCCTGGAAACGGGGATCATGGGAGAACTCTCGGCCACGGCCATGAGCAGCCGCGGCGCCCGCGGCTGCCTGGTCGACGGCTACACCCGCGACGCGCGCAAGATCGTCCGGATGCGGTTCCCGGTCTTCGCCAAGGGCGTCTCTCCCATCGACACCACGGACCGGGCGGCCGTCGTCGAATGCGATCAGCCGGTCCTGTTCGCGGGCCGCAGGGTCTTTCCCGGCCAGATCGTCTTTGCCGATCTGGACGGCATCGTCTTCATTCCCAAGGAGGCCGAGAAGGCCGTCGTCAAGGAGGCGGCCCGCCGGGTCCGGGCCGAAACGAAGGTCCGCACGGCCCTCAAGGCGCGGGCCAAGGTCAGCGACGTCTGGGACAAGTACCATGTCATGTAG